The sequence ATGCGGACGGTGAGGCGCCTCTGCCGGCTTGGAAGCGGATCGACATGATTCAGGAGGCGCTCCCTGAGGCCGATGCCGGCCGGGTCGCCGAGAGTGGCGGCACGATCACCGAGGACGACTACAAGCAAAAGGTGATGGACGGGACGTCCTAGGCCTTTCCCCCCCCCCTCAAATTGACATGCGGCCACGATCCATGCCCAAAGCGGGTACGGACGATCTCTGCGGTGGCCCGAAAACGCTTCGCGGCACCTGAGCGAAAGGCGGTCGCGCAACATGCTTGAGCCCGACGAAGGCGGTGGCGGACGCAAGCTGCACCAACTGGTGGGCCTTGTCCTCGGGCCGGCGGCTTTCGCAGCCTGTGTCCTCAGCCCCGCGCCGGAGGGATTGTCGGCCACGGGCTGGTCTGTTGCGGCACTCGCCATATGGATGGCCATATGGTGGGCCACGGAGGCGGTCCCACTCTTCGTCACGGCGCTGCTGCCCCTGGCGGTCTTGCCGCTTCTCGGCGTCGAGGGCATCGACGGCGCCGCCGCGCCGTTCGCCCATCCCGTCGTGTTCCTGCTGCTGGGCGGGTTTCTCATCGGGCTCGCGCTCGAAAAATGGAATCTGCACCGGCGGATCGCCTTCCACATCATCCTGGCCGTCGGCAGCCGTCCACTCAGTCTCATCGCGGGCAAGATGCTGGCGACCGCGTTCCTGAGCATGTGGATCACGAACACGGCGACGACCATCATGGTGCTGCCGATCGCGATGTCGCTCATCGCCGTCGTCACGCCGGACAGGAAGCGCGGTCATGGCGAAGCGGCTAATTTCGGCACCGCCATGATGCTCGGCATCGCCTATGCGGCCTCCATCGGCGGGATGGCCTCGCTCGTCGGGTCGCCGACAAACTTGCTGGCGGCCAGCTATCTGGAGGAGGTCTTCAGTATCGAGATGACGTTCCTCGACTGGATGCTGTTCGCCCTGCCGATCTCCGCCATGCTTCTGGGATGCGCGTATCTCATCCTGACCCGGGTCGCGTTTCCCGTGTCCAACAGACTCGGCAAAGTCGATCCTAGCCTTGTCGAAAACATGCTACGCGAAATGGGTCCGATGACGGGTCCTGAAAAGCGCGTCTGCGCCGTGTTCACCGCGGTTGCGCTTTGCTGGATCTTTTCGCCGTTGGTGGAAGACCGGCTCGGCTTCGACATCTCCGACACGGGCATTGCGCTCATCGGCGCCATCGCTCTCTTCGCCATTCCTGCGCACTGGCCGGACCGGACGTTCCTGTTGGATGTAACGGCGGTGCGCCGGATTCCCTGGGAGGTTCTGATCCTCTTCGGTGGCGGGCTGAGCCTCGCAGCGATCGACACGACCGGTCTTGCCGTCTGGATCGGCAACGGCCTGTCGTTCTTGAATGCGATGCCGCTGCTTGTGGTGATCTTCGGCGTGACGCTGCTCGTGGTCTTGCTGACGGAGCTGATGAGCAACACGGCCACGGTCGCCGCCTTCCTGCCCATCGCGGGCAGTCTTGCACTCGGGACCGACGTGGCGCCGCTTCTGTTCGTGATGCCGATTGCGCTTGCGGCATCGTCGGCCTTCATGCTGCCGGTCGCGACGCCGCCGAACACGCTTGTCTTCGGCACAGGTTACGTGACCCTGCCGCAGATGATGCGGGCAGGCGCGCTGCTCAATTTGTTCGGAACAGCGATCATCGCGGCCGCCGTGACGCTGGCCGCGCGTTTCTTGTAGTGTGATGGCGGGAAGTGGCCCGGCCAGGAGCCCATTCCTGTCCGGGCCGAAACGCCTTTATTTGTTAACTTCCCGTTCGGTTTTGAGCCCTAGAACGCTAGCCTCCCAATTCTTAACGAGGTGTTAACGCGGAGCGTTCGTCCACGGCATTCGTCCGGGCGGCGAATTGGCCGCGCGCGGCCCAGGCGAGGGCGGATGTCGGCTTTGAACGTTTGTGGCCTTGGGGTAGGCTCGCGGCACTCCAACCGTGGCAGTTTGTTTCCCCATGAGCCTTCAATCGTTTCTTCGGACGATCCTCCAAGTCGGCTTTATTTTGCTTCTGATCCTCGCCGTTCCGCTGGCGGGGCTTTTGCTGATTTCGGCCGGACCGTTCGAAGAGGTGCGGCGTAAGGCGGCCGAGTACTTCATCAGCGAAGCCATCGAAGTGCCGGTCGAGGTCAAAGGGCCCGTCGAGATCGGCTTCAGCCTCGAGCCCAAGGTGTCCCTGCAAGACATCGTCGCCGTCGAGAGCCGGCTGCCCTCGGACATGAAGGACCTGTCGGTCAAGGCCGTCGATGTGGAGATCCCGCTGCTGCCGCTGTTAACGGGCCGGCTGGACCTGAGCGGGTTGACCGTCGACGGTCTCAAGGTTGCGATCGATATGCCGCAAGGCGCGGTACCGAAGTGCAAGGCATCAAAGCGATTGCTGAGTTCGTCGGAAACGTCGTGCACTCGGGCACCTCCAGCAATTTCGAGCTGCACGACGCCACGCTCGATATCACCGATCAGGAAACCGGATTTACGGTCGACTACGCCTTCGATGCGGTGGTGAGCAAGGCAAGGGATGACGGGTCGATCGGTGTCGATGCGAAGGGGCGCATGAACGGAGAGCCCTGGAAGTTCGGCGGCGACGTGAAGCCGCGGGTGGATGGACAGAAACGGACGTTCGACTTCTCCGTCGAGCATCCCGGCCTCGTGGCGGCCTTGTCCGGCGACTATGCCTTCGGTTCTGCCGGCGACGCGATCGATCTCAAGGTGACGGCCGAGGTGCCGTCGCTGGCGCAATCCCTCAAGATCTACGGGATCAAGGGTGAACTGAATGGCTCCAGCGATATCTCCGGCCGGATATCCGGGCCGCTCGAGGCCCTGAAGCTTTCCGATCTTGAGTTCACGACCAATTTCGAGTCGGGGGACGTCTATACGCTCTCCGGTGGAATCAACGATCTGACCGCCATGACCGGTCTCGATCTGGCCTTGAACGGCAAGATCAAGCAGCACGATCCACCGGACAGCCAGGTTTGGCCCTTCCTCAAAATCGGCATCGCGGGTTTCTCGGGGAAGCTGAAGGGTTCGGTCGACGGTGTCCTGGTGCGCGACCTCACCATCGACACCACCGCCATCGATACCACGCTGAGCAGTTTGGGTCCGATTACCGCCGAGAGGCTATACAAGGACAAAGAGGGTCGGCTTGGGCTCTACGACCTTGTCATTCTCGCCGGCGACACGGACCATCCGGGTCTGCGCATCACTGGCGACGTGAAGGACATCATCGACTTCAAGGGCGTGCACCTGAAGGGCGTTGTCGATATTCCGACGACGGAGTTTCTTGATCTCGCTGTGAAGAAGGAGGTGGCCGGGCTCGGCCATTTTGCCGGAGACTTCGAGGTCTCCGACGCCGATGGATCGCTCGGTCTGGAGGCCCTATCGGCGAAAGTGACGGACAGCAAGCTGCTGGCGCTGTCGGTCGATCTCTCCTACGACGACGTGAAGGCGGGAGACGACTTCGACCTTGCCACGCAACTGGACATTCCAAGCTTCGAAGCTTGGCTGAGGCTCTCGACTCGAAGGTCGCCGATGTGGGCCAAGTCAAATTCGACGGCACCGTGTCGGGCGGCAAGAATAGGCTAGACCTCGCCGGGACGGCGCTGGCGGGCGACACCACGATCAAAGGTGTGCTCAGCGGCGTCGTCACCGATGGAAAGCCGTCGCTGTCTGGCAGTCTGTCTTCGCCGCTCCTGCATCTGTCGGACATGAAGAAGCTTCATGCGGTCGGCACGACCTACCTGCAGAAGATCGACGACAAGGACCTCGACGTCGTCGACTACTCCGACATGTGGAACGATCTGCCGGTCGACGTCGAGATCGATGTCGCCAAGATCGCGGGCGGCGGAACCGATGCGAGCAACATCAAGGGCCAGGTGACGTATCTCTCGGGGGTGGTGGGGCTCGACCCGCTGGCTCTCACCTATCTCGGCGGCCGGGCGACGGCGTCGGGCAAGATCGACACGATCAAGAAGCCGACCAGCTTTGCGCTGAAGGGCAACGTGGACAGCTTGGCCATCGGCACGATCCTGAAAGAGATGAAGGTGAACTTCCCGGTTCGCGGGACGCTCTTCGTCGACTACGACCTAACAGGCGCGGGCGATAGCGTCGCCGAGATTCCCCACACGCTTGGCGGGTCGGTGAGTTCTCGCTGCGCGACGGCTGGGTGGGAACGGACCTGATCAATCTGACGGGGATGAGCCTTCCGGCCTGGCTTCTGTCGCGGGGGCACGACGGCGGCGGTGCCGAGCTCGTTTGCGTCGTGGCTCCGTTTGCGTTCGCCGAGGGGCGGGGCACCACCCGCGGCCTTGTCTTCGAGACCCGCGAGGTTCAGATCGCCGGTGTTGGTTACGTGAACCTGCGGCGTGAAACCGTCGATCTGCGTTTCAAGCCCCAGCCCTTGCGGCAGGAGCTCATCAAGGTCACGCAGCCTTTCGCCATCCAGGGCAACCTCTATCATCCCACGCTCCATCTCGAAGGCGCGCCGGTGCTGAACGCGCTCGCCGGATCGCTCGCCTTTCCGTTCAATGCACTCGACCACATCATCCAGCCCAAGCTCGGGGAGGTGCGCCACCGGCCTTGCCAAGTGATTCATACGGCGATGCCCGAGGAGCGCGGGAGGGAGCAGCGCGAAGGCGCCCGCGGCCCGCTCGGACTGGGACTATTCGGACGCGAAGGGGAGGCGGGCCGCGCGCGCGAAGAGAGCCGCGAAAGGCCGCCCGCCCGCGAGGGCCTCTTCGGCCGCGAGAGGCGCTAGATCAATTCTTGCGGCGGTAGTGCGCCGTCATGACCTCGATATTCTCCAATGCCGTACCAAAAAGTATTCCCACTATGCCGGAACACAGCGCTGCCAATTACGTTAATGCATACATGTTGTTCGGGAAATATTCAGCGTTGTTTTAGGAAAGACTTCTACTACTCAGGTGCGAACCCCATATTGGGGACTGGCCAAAAGGAGGAACGACCTATGCGAATTTTGATTACGGCATTTGCTCTCATGTTTGCCAGTGCGACGACGTCATACGCTGCCGACGAGGCGCTGACCGAGGAGCAGGTCGAGGGCGTCGAGATGGCGATCAAGGCGATGGGATGTACCGTCGAAGATACCAATATCGAGATGGAGAACGGCGGCTACGAGGCCGACGATGTTGTCTGCGAGGACGACAAGCAGTTCGACGTCTACCTCGACAAGGACTTCAAGGTCACGAAGAAGGTCGCGGAGTAATATCCGGACCCGTTTGGAAGCAGATGCCCCGGCGACACGTGCGCCGGGGTTTTCTGTGTCTCGGTCCAAGCGCCGCCGGCAAGTTGACAGCAGGACGGTGTCTTCTTATGGTCCGGCTCAAATTTCGGGCGGCTCTTATCCAAGGGCCGCCCGGACTGTTTTTTCAGCCGAAATGGATGGCGTGAGATGAAAATCAAGAATTCTTTGAAGGCCCTGGTCAAGCGCCACCGGGACAACCGGGTGGTTCGCCGCCGTGGCCGGCTCTATGTGATCAACAAGACCAACCGCCGCTTCAAGGCGCGCCAAGGTTAGCCTTCGAGGCTAACCCCAGGCTGCGTTCTCCATGGATTTGCCCCCTTTCCAGACGGTTTGGGGGCGCCGATGCGGAAAAGCTTTGACGGGGCCCTATTGGGCCCCGTAATTTTTTGCCTATGAGACTTCCGGGCCAAAAACTAGGTCTATGTTTGCTGGGCGTGGCGTTCCTCGTGCCGGCGCCGGTTCGCGCCGGTCCGCCCACCGTGCTCGCGCAGTTCTTCGAGGAATTCGACGGCGAGGCCCAGCGTCCGCCCGGGGAGGATCCGGGGCTCGGGGGCCTCGATTTCGAGGACTTGGAGGAGAACGATCTCGGCGCCGGGCCGGAACGCGTCCCGGGCTGGGCGTCGGGCGAAGCGCCGGGCGACGGGGAAGGAGCCATCGCGGGTGCCGTCCCGCCTGCGTTCGATCCCGCCGAGCGGCCCCTATTGCTGGAAGGGCTCTATGAGCGCCTCGCTCAGGCCAAGAGCCCGACCGAGGCCGCACCGATCACCGAGGCGATCGAGGAGCTGTGGTCCATGAGCGGCAGCGACACGGTCGATCTTCTGATGAGCCGCGCCACACTATTCGCCAACGAGTCGGATGTGGATCTATCTCTCGCGGTTCTGGACGCCGTCGTGGACATCGCGCCGGAGGAGGCAGAAGCCTGGTATCTGCGCGCCAAGGTCAACGTCCTCGCGGGCAAGCCGGAGCGGGCGCTGGCCGATCTGCGGCAGGCCCTGAATCTGGATGACAAGCACTACCGGGCGATCACGGATCTCGGGCTGGTCCTGGAGCAGCTCGGGGCGAAGAAGGAAGCGCTGAAGGCCTACCGCCAGGCGCTAGCGGTCAATCCCTATATGGACGACGCCCAGGCCGGGGTCGATGCGCTCTCGCGCGAAGTCGAAGGCCAGGATATCTGACAAGATACCTAGCCACGTCCTCTAGACGAGCTCTCTAGCCAGCAAGCGGTCCTACGGGATCTCGATATCGTCGGTGGGATCGACCTCGGCGATGCGCAAGAGATTCGTCGCGCCCGACTTCCCAAGCGGGACGCCGGCGGTGACGATCACTTGCTCGCCGGCTTTGGCGAAGTTCCTGATACGCAATGCGGCAGGCCTTGGCGACCATGTCGTCGAGACTGATCGGGTCGTCTGCAAGAACGCAGTGCTGGCCCCACACAATGGTCAGCTTCCGCGCCGTTCGAGGGATCGGCGTCAAGGCCAGGATCGGCTGTTGCGGCCGCTCGCGCGCGGCGCGTAGCGCCGTGGCGCCCGTGGCGGTGTAACAGACGATGGCCGCGAGATTGAGGGTCTCGGCCACAGTCCGGGAGGCCGCTGAAATCGCGTCCGCGCCCGTCGCTTTCGGGTCGATACGTTGCGCATGGATGATCGCCGCATGAAGCGGATCGTGTTCCACCTCGATGGCGATCCGGTTCATGGTGGCCACGGCATCCACCGGATATTTGCCGACAGCCGATTCCGCCGACAGCATAACGGCGTCGGCGCCTTCGAACACAGCGGTCGCGACATCGGAGACTTCGGCCCGCGTCGGAACGGGGGCGTAGATCATCGATTCCAGCATTTGCGTTGCGACCACCACCGGCTTGCCCGCGTTGCGCGCGGCCCGGCTGATCTGCTTCTGGAGACCGGGGACCTTCTCGACGGGCATCTCAACACCGAGATCGCCGCGCGCCACCATGATCCCGTCGGCCAGATCGACGATTTCCTTCAGGTAGTGGATCGCCGTGGGCTTCTCGATCTTCGCCATGATGGCGGTGCGTCCGCGGCTCAGCTTGCGCGCTTCTTCGATGTCGGCGGGGCGCTGCACGAACGAAAGTGCGAGCCAGGAGACGCCGATGGCATTGGCGCATTCGATGTCGGACCGGTCCTTGTCGGTCAGCGCACCGAACGGCAGGACCGTATCGGGCATGCTGATGCCCTTGCGGCTACCGAGAAGACCCGAGTTCAAGACCTCGGCGTCGATGCGGACGTCGGACGCTTCCACCACGCGCAGCCTGAGCTTGCCGTCGTCGAGCAGCATCGTGTGGCCGGCTTCGACGGATTCGAAGATCTCCGGATGGGGCAGGTGGATGCGGCCCAGACCGCCGACATCCTCGCGGCGGACGAAGCTCACGACATCGCCTTGGGTCAGGCGCATCGTCCCGGATTCGATCTTGCCGATGCGAAGCTTCGGCCCCTGAAGATCCACGAGGATCCCGATAGGGCGCGAGAACTCCGACTCCAGCTTGCGGACAATCCCGTGGACTTCGCGCAAGCCGTCATGGGTCGCGTGGCTCATGTTCACGCGAAAGACATCGGCGCCCGCTTCGAACAGGCGCCGCATCGTATCTTCGTTGGTGGAGGCAGGACCGAGCGTGGCGACGATCTTGACTCGTCGGTTGCGCCTTGGTTCTTTGCTTCGCCTTCTGGGTCCGTCAGACGCACTGTCCAATCCCTCTCTTCGCCCGTATCGACCTCGAAGAAGCCGGTGCGTTTATGCCCGCGCTTTTCGCAGTCCGTTGTATTGCGGATGGTGAAGGACTTGTCGTCCGTGCACATGTAGAGGCCGCCCGCCCATTCACCGCCCCGGTCATAGTCCACCGCGTGGATGTAGTAGTAGCGGCCTATCAGCACACCCTTGAGCAAAGTCTCGCAGGTGTGGGAGGCGATATTCCACCAGCCCTCGCTGGCCCAGCCCTCGGTATCCTTGTAGCCGATCGCGACGCCGACACGGCTGGCGGTCGTGTTGCACAACTTCAGGTCCGCGTTAGCGGGCGAGACGCCGGTCCCCGTCAGGATGCCGAGCGCCGTGAGGCCGGCCGCCATCGTGCCCGCGGCGGACCAGCGGCGTAGGGTGGCCCAAACGGGCATGGCGTTTCGGATCACGTTAGAGGTAAACATCGAAATCTCGGGGTCTGAAGTGGCGTTTGACCAACGCCGGACAGTAGCGTCGAATAGGTTGCATTTCTCTGACTGGCAGGGCTCGATTATAAAGCTGAGGCCTCGCCCATAAAACACCGCCCAACTTTGAGGTAAATGTGTCGCGGCCCTGTCGTCGTGTCGTTGGGCCCTACCGCTTTCAGGAGTTCAGTCTGGATACTTTGATACAAGAAGATTTGAGCGAGAAGCCATACCGGACCATCGAAGGGGATGTAAAGCTTGGTCTTTTGCTCCTTTGTGATCATGCCCAGAATCGCGTGCCCGAGGACTTACACACCCTTGGACTGCGGCCCGAGGACCTCCACCGGCATATCGCCTTCGACCTTGGCGCGGAGGGCGTCACCCGCTTCCTGGCCGAGATGCTGGGGGCACCTGCGGTCATCAGCCAGTTCTCCCGGCTCCTCATAGACCCGAACCGTGGTCTCGACGATCCGACCCTCATCATGGAGGTCGCCGACGGGCTCGTGGTGCCCGGCAATGTGAGGCTGAGTGCGGAAGCGCGCGAAGAGCGGCTCGACCGCTTCTACCGCCCCTACGACGCCGCCATCGGCCGGGCCGTCGACGCCGGGATCGAGGCGGGCAAGCCGCCGGTCATCCTGTCGCTCCATAGTTTCACCCAGGCCTGGAAAGGGCACCCGAGGCCCTGGCACGCCTCGGTCCTGTGGGATAAGGACCCGCGGGTACCGCTGCCGCTGCTCGAGAAGCTGGGGACCATTCCCGACGCGGTCATCGGCGACAACGAGCCGTATTCCGGGCAGCTCAAGGGCGACACGCTCTACCGGCATGCCACCTCCCGGGGGCTCGCCCATGCGCTGATCGAGGTTCGCCAGGACCTGATTCTCGGCGAAGAGGGCCAGGCAGAATGGGCGGCGCATCTTGCGCGCGCGGTTTCGGACGTGCTCCAGTCCGCGGAGGGGCTGCATCGGATCGAGACCCACGGCTCCCACACAGGCGACTGAGAGGCAGGTGCGTGATGGACGAGAAGACGAAAACAGAAATCGAGGCCGCGGCCTTCCGGCGGCTGGTGGAGCACCTGCAGGAGCGGACCGATGTCCAGAATATCGATCTGATGAACCTTGCGGGCTTTTGCCGGAACTGCGTGTCCGGCTGGTATCTGGAGGCGGCGGACGAGCGGGGCGTACCGGTCAGCAAGGACGAAGCCCGGGAGATGGTCTACGGCATGCCCTATGACGAGTGGAAGGCGAAGTACCAGACCTAGCGCCTCCCGTCTCCGACGAAATCAACAGCAAGATTAATGACTTAGCGCGGCGGCAGTGCTTCGCGCCGCGCACGGCTTTGGATAAGCGGGAAAAGCCGCGTCTTGTGCCTTGCCGCTCATTCCGATTCGGCCCCAAGCTCGCGACTTCATCGAACCATCATAAAAGCCTTGAGGAACAAACCGTGCAGCTTCAGACATCGGCCAAAGATCAGCTTCGTGCCTTCGTATCCCGTATCGAGCGGCTGGAGGAAGAAAAGGCGGCGCTGTCCGCGGATCTGAAAGAGGTCTACGCGGAGGCCAAGGGCAATGGATTCGACGTCAAGGCGCTGCGCAAGCTCATCAGCATCAGGAAGCAGGATGATAATAAGCGCCGCGAGGAGGAAATGATCCTTACGACCTATCTCCATGCGCTCGGCATGGATGAAGAGGAGTCCGAGGCGGCGTAATCCGAAGCGTGCGGGGCTGGCGTGCGTCAGCCCTTCATGCGGCCTCGGCTAGCGGGCGGCGAGGCGCGTGGGGCCTTCCTTCGGGGCGGAGGCATAGAGGCTCGGCACGGCCGGGCCTGTCAGAGTCCGAATGCTTGCGAGGCCGAGATAGCCTGAGCTGGGGCGCAGCCCGAAGCGGCTTGATCCTTCCATGTCACGGAACATGTAGTCGATATTGCCCTGTTCGGGATGGGACATCGGGGCGACCTCGCGGTCGTGCGCCATCGAGGGGACAGCCATCAGTCGCGCGGTCTCGACCGCGACATAGGTCAGCTCGTCCGGATGGTCGTCGTCGAACGCGGGGGCATCGACTGGCTTGGCTT comes from Methyloceanibacter stevinii and encodes:
- a CDS encoding DUF2312 domain-containing protein, which produces MQLQTSAKDQLRAFVSRIERLEEEKAALSADLKEVYAEAKGNGFDVKALRKLISIRKQDDNKRREEEMILTTYLHALGMDEEESEAA
- a CDS encoding DUF1244 domain-containing protein, whose translation is MDEKTKTEIEAAAFRRLVEHLQERTDVQNIDLMNLAGFCRNCVSGWYLEAADERGVPVSKDEAREMVYGMPYDEWKAKYQT
- a CDS encoding tetratricopeptide repeat protein, encoding MPAPVRAGPPTVLAQFFEEFDGEAQRPPGEDPGLGGLDFEDLEENDLGAGPERVPGWASGEAPGDGEGAIAGAVPPAFDPAERPLLLEGLYERLAQAKSPTEAAPITEAIEELWSMSGSDTVDLLMSRATLFANESDVDLSLAVLDAVVDIAPEEAEAWYLRAKVNVLAGKPERALADLRQALNLDDKHYRAITDLGLVLEQLGAKKEALKAYRQALAVNPYMDDAQAGVDALSREVEGQDI
- a CDS encoding AsmA family protein, with the translated sequence MGQVKFDGTVSGGKNRLDLAGTALAGDTTIKGVLSGVVTDGKPSLSGSLSSPLLHLSDMKKLHAVGTTYLQKIDDKDLDVVDYSDMWNDLPVDVEIDVAKIAGGGTDASNIKGQVTYLSGVVGLDPLALTYLGGRATASGKIDTIKKPTSFALKGNVDSLAIGTILKEMKVNFPVRGTLFVDYDLTGAGDSVAEIPHTLGGSVSSRCATAGWERT
- a CDS encoding SLC13 family permease; the protein is MLEPDEGGGGRKLHQLVGLVLGPAAFAACVLSPAPEGLSATGWSVAALAIWMAIWWATEAVPLFVTALLPLAVLPLLGVEGIDGAAAPFAHPVVFLLLGGFLIGLALEKWNLHRRIAFHIILAVGSRPLSLIAGKMLATAFLSMWITNTATTIMVLPIAMSLIAVVTPDRKRGHGEAANFGTAMMLGIAYAASIGGMASLVGSPTNLLAASYLEEVFSIEMTFLDWMLFALPISAMLLGCAYLILTRVAFPVSNRLGKVDPSLVENMLREMGPMTGPEKRVCAVFTAVALCWIFSPLVEDRLGFDISDTGIALIGAIALFAIPAHWPDRTFLLDVTAVRRIPWEVLILFGGGLSLAAIDTTGLAVWIGNGLSFLNAMPLLVVIFGVTLLVVLLTELMSNTATVAAFLPIAGSLALGTDVAPLLFVMPIALAASSAFMLPVATPPNTLVFGTGYVTLPQMMRAGALLNLFGTAIIAAAVTLAARFL
- a CDS encoding PepSY domain-containing protein, whose product is MRILITAFALMFASATTSYAADEALTEEQVEGVEMAIKAMGCTVEDTNIEMENGGYEADDVVCEDDKQFDVYLDKDFKVTKKVAE
- the ykgO gene encoding type B 50S ribosomal protein L36, whose protein sequence is MKIKNSLKALVKRHRDNRVVRRRGRLYVINKTNRRFKARQG
- a CDS encoding N-formylglutamate amidohydrolase encodes the protein MSEKPYRTIEGDVKLGLLLLCDHAQNRVPEDLHTLGLRPEDLHRHIAFDLGAEGVTRFLAEMLGAPAVISQFSRLLIDPNRGLDDPTLIMEVADGLVVPGNVRLSAEAREERLDRFYRPYDAAIGRAVDAGIEAGKPPVILSLHSFTQAWKGHPRPWHASVLWDKDPRVPLPLLEKLGTIPDAVIGDNEPYSGQLKGDTLYRHATSRGLAHALIEVRQDLILGEEGQAEWAAHLARAVSDVLQSAEGLHRIETHGSHTGD
- a CDS encoding DUF1036 domain-containing protein, with the translated sequence MAAGLTALGILTGTGVSPANADLKLCNTTASRVGVAIGYKDTEGWASEGWWNIASHTCETLLKGVLIGRYYYIHAVDYDRGGEWAGGLYMCTDDKSFTIRNTTDCEKRGHKRTGFFEVDTGEERDWTVRLTDPEGEAKNQGATDESRSSPRSVLPPPTKIRCGACSKRAPMSFA